In the genome of Amphiura filiformis chromosome 4, Afil_fr2py, whole genome shotgun sequence, one region contains:
- the LOC140150908 gene encoding uncharacterized protein, whose product MVRPKRQWDLLLDPVCKYCTRRFIENIPRYKSHLRSHELTIKPYWYSNPTLKPKAGRLELHNKRLQKRRCKDQNISKGEPGHLKAKKEKRGEVKKLHKCSFCNKSFRQLGHKKDHEMIHTGEKPHKCNYCNKSFRRLGSKKEHEMIHTGEKPHQCNYCNKLFVRLGDKNKHEMIHTGEKSHKCSYCNKSFSRLGHKKQHEKIHTGEKPHQCSYCNKSFTKLGNKNAHEKIHTGEKAHQCNYCNKSFRRLVDKNTHEMIHTGEKPHQCKYCNKSFTTLGDKNTHEMIHTGEKPHQCSYCNKSFSQLGNKKEHEMIHTGEKPHQCSYCNKSFSRLVSKKEHEMTHTGEKPHQCSYCNKSFIRLRDKKKHEMSKKHRKLMDAAS is encoded by the coding sequence ATGGTGAGACCTAAGCGACAATGGGATTTACTACTAGACCCGGTTTGCAAGTATTGTACAAGAAGATTTATTGAAAACATTCCACGTTACAAATCACATCTTCGCAGCCATGAGCTGACTATTAAGCCTTATTGGTACAGTAACCCAACGCTAAAACCAAAGGCTGGACGTTTGGAGTTGCACAACAAAAGGCTTCAAAAACGAAGATGTAAAGATCAGAATATATCGAAAGGGGAACCAGGTCACTTGAAAGCAAAGAAGGAGAAGCGAGGTGAAGTGAAGAAACTGCATAAATGCAGCTTTTGTAATAAATCATTCCGCCAATTAGGACACAAGAAAgatcatgaaatgattcatacaggagagaaacctcataaatgtaacTATTGCAACAAATCGTTCCGCCGATTGGGAAgcaagaaagaacatgaaatgattcatacaggtgagaaacctcatcaatgtaactATTGTAACAAATTATTCGTCAGGCTAGGAGACAAGAataaacatgaaatgattcatacggGAGAGAAatctcataaatgtagctattgcaacaagtCATTCAGCCGATTGGgacacaagaaacaacatgaaaagattcatacaggagaaaaacctcatcagtgcagctattgtaacaaatcattcacgaaattgggaaacaagaatgcccatgaaaagattcatacaggtGAGAAAGCTCATCAATGTAACTATTGCAACAAGTCATTCCGCCGTTTGGTAGACAAGAATacgcatgaaatgattcatacaggagagaaacctcatcaatgtaaatattgcaacaaatcattcacgaCATTGGGAGACAAGAATACGCATGAAATGatccacacaggagagaaacctcatcagtgtagctactgcaacaaatcattcagccaattgggaaacaagaaagaacatgaaatgattcatacaggagagaaacctcaccaGTGTAgttattgcaacaaatcattcagtcgACTGGTAAGCAAAAAAGAACATGAAATGacccatacaggagagaaaccacatcaatgtagctattgcaacaaatcgTTCATCAGATTGAGAGACAAGAAGAAACATGAAATGTCTAAGAAACACAGAAAACTCATGGATGCAGCTTCTTAA